The following proteins are encoded in a genomic region of Blastocatellia bacterium:
- a CDS encoding hemerythrin domain-containing protein — MNEASLTQLNEILREHEIVREIIWQLERLVEEGGLVGQNVEWTQRLCNELSAFYNHLERHFALEERDGYMLDVVAMQPEVSGQVEALRQQHEQLLRMVKELIRDGDMMASGLDVSVVELRQRVQQVLSLIRQHETDENALIQRVFYHPTTAVD, encoded by the coding sequence ATGAACGAAGCCTCATTGACTCAACTGAACGAGATCCTTCGGGAACATGAGATCGTGCGCGAGATCATCTGGCAACTGGAGCGCCTGGTTGAGGAAGGCGGGCTGGTGGGCCAGAATGTGGAATGGACTCAGCGGCTATGCAATGAGTTGTCGGCGTTCTACAACCATCTGGAGCGTCATTTTGCTCTGGAAGAGCGAGACGGTTACATGCTTGATGTCGTGGCGATGCAGCCGGAGGTATCTGGGCAGGTTGAAGCATTGCGTCAGCAGCATGAACAGCTTTTGCGGATGGTCAAGGAGTTGATTCGCGACGGCGACATGATGGCGTCGGGCTTGGATGTTTCCGTTGTCGAGCTGCGGCAGCGGGTTCAACAGGTGCTGAGTCTGATTCGCCAGCATGAAACCGATGAGAACGCGCTCATTCAACGAGTTTTTTACCATCCGACGACAGCGGTGGATTAG